In Cryptomeria japonica chromosome 1, Sugi_1.0, whole genome shotgun sequence, the sequence ATGTGTTGTTAATCTTGCATTGCAATGTGTGGATAGAGAAGGATCCAAGAGACCCACCATGAATGAGATAGTGGCAGGGATAAGAGTGGCTATGCCTTATATCGAGCCTAAAGATCTAGACATAAATGCTGAAAAATCTGTGGATGCCTTGCCAACAGAGGAATATGGTTCAGCTGATTGTAGCAGCAGCCTCCGTCAAGCTGGCAGATGACATAAATATTCAGCTAAACCATTCATGAGATTGCTCAACAATTCAATGAATATATGGTATGTTATTGGTAAATTTAGTGACTTCAATTTCTGCTCTATTATTTGTTTATAACTTTGGCCATGCCATCCTACGACAATCCAGGTATCAATTGCCCCAATCTAACGTAGAGATGTCACCTTGGAGCACATCCGGAAAATGTTGTTCATCTGATTGCCATCTTCAATGCAATTGTCGAAAGCCATCTATAATAGGGTTAATGTCAGTTGCCATTGCGTAGTCTATATTGTACTGGAGAGACTGAAGAAGTTCATATCAAATGAATGAagacattttgatacaaatttcattAATGTGCTTGAAAAACAGAATTTCAGACAAAGCTGTTTAACCATTTTTTCAACGAGGAAACCTGCATAGTAGGAACAATACAGGTTGTCCATTAAGATAACGTTGGCAGTTGGTTCATAGACATCATTACCCTGGACAGAAATGCAAATTCCCATTATCAAAAGTGGGAAAAAATCCCTCTTATCACTGTAAAATCTGACTTAAAACTTTTCCCTGAATGATGGTTTATGAGAAACTTATCTCATTCAGGCTTAGCACAGACCAATGGTCTTGGTAGTCTAATATATGATTGCGAATGATCGAGAAGTCTGTGTAGACAAACAAACTTGAATAAAGAAATCCCATTTGTTTCATTCACAGGGAACACTCCTCACATGGAAAAGATTCCTCTATTTAGAAGAAGACAGGTTGCCTTTATTGTTTGTTGTGGATGCAGCACATCTTATTTCAGAAAAAAACACGTAATAATGCAGTAATGTTTGTGGGTAAAGAGATTATACTGAGCGAACAGTAAAGTATTACCAGATAATATTACAGTAATGTTACTGGTAAAACAGATAAGATTGCACGCAGTTTCATGGAAGGAGAGGAGTATGCCCAGATAATGTAGTCCGAGATTTCTTATATCATGTTTTAAATGCTCATTTGTCTACGGTGCATCTGACATTGTCTGTAAAATTACAACATCATGAGCTGTGTATGAGTTGTACTGTGACCAATCAATCCAGCAAACTAGGGTTTCCATTAAAAACCAAGATTCCAATTGCCTCATCCCTGCCATTTTTATTGTCTCTGAAACAGACAATAAACGTGTTTCATGGTTTAATTAATGTTGTGTTTACTCAAAAGTGACGAGAATAATGTAAGTGTCCGTGGGCAGAGACAAAAGAAGATAAAAACAGAATAATAACCGTGTGCTGCTGCACAGAACAGAATTTTATTGGCATGCATCAAAAGATTGGCATATGCCTCTTTATACAGGACATGGAGAAAATTAAAAATTACACAGAAATAGTTCAAAAGCAGATAAATCTTTTCATTCATTCAAATAAGATTTACAAATCTTATTAATTATAAGATCAAGGAACATTAATACAAGAAACTGTTTGATCACAAGATCAAGGGATCAGAGACAATAATTGCATTACAATAGCTTCATTATATAGAGGTCTTGGACAAATCAACTAATGGCTAACATATAGATGATTTCAACACATACATGCAAAAGTACAGTTAACAAATTTCATGCAAATTCTCTTTTTAAAACTCTTATTTTTAGCTCCTCAAATTACAATTCTTATGGGAAAGGatgcaaaaaatttaaacttaCCAGTCTGTGTGACTGAGATGCCTTTTTGGGAGATTTCTACATCTCTGCACTCTAAATATTTATCTTCAAACAACTTGATATCTAATTGACTATGCTAATTATTAATGAAAGTTTATAGTCAATACCCATTAAGAAATTCTGACAAGAAAGTAAATGTATTTCTAATCTGTAAAACCAAATCGATGAAGTTTATTTAGATTGTAATAATCAGTGATAATAGACAAATATTTAGAAGAGTAGAGAGTTTGATTCCAACCTGTTACCCCAACGGCTGTAGGTCCTTGATCAACCGCTCTTCTTAACCATAGATTTAGTAACTGTACATAGCAGACAACATTGTTTAGGTCTATGATATTTTTTTAACTGTACATAGCATTTAATAATACTCTAGTCATCAATAATGACCATTCCTATGAGAAATCATTTCTTCTATGACCAAGTTAAAAAGAAAATGAGGAAGTAGCCGCAGTTTGCCCAAGCCTGATGATGTAAAATCATTTTAGCAGAAAACAGAGAAAATGGTACCTAGGCGAAAAATAAAATAGACTGTGGACAAAAGATAATCCCAAAAGTCATAAATTTGACAGAGGGTTTCAATGATTACGCACGACACAAATTTTCTAAGCTCGAGCAAAAgtttagataaaaaataaatacaGGAAGCAAATACCTTGACGAATACTGCAAATTTTCCATCATTGAACTGTTGGGTTAGCAAAAATCTGTGAAAAAAAGGCCAAAAAAAGGTCAGGCATTCAACCAAAATGCTGTTCGATGCACCTTCCACACAAATTAGGGCAATCGTAGGAAAAAATATTGAAAGGGAAGTTGTAAATACTCGTTACATAATCGCCCTTTCAACGCAAGGATGTGAGCCCGTCCACGAATTTTGTTCTCAATCTCCACTTGAACGAAGAGTTGGAGGGCGTGACCAAGCCAGGAAGATTGAGGAAGATTGAGGAACTCATGCGATAAGTATGAGACGACGCCCATCATTCCCGCCAATGGAAATTTCATGCCGATGCCGCCGCGGAAGCAGAGAAGAGGGTGACGAGTGAAGAGGGAAAAAAATCCGGCGGCATAAAAGAGACACGAAGAAATGATTAACTTTATTTTATATTGTCTTAAGCTGAGACATTTAAATaactaaaaatataaattaaatgtaaaatgtgtgttgaagacaaaagtaaagtTTTGTCTTTAATTAATGTCTTAAACATCCCTATCCTGTAGTAGTGTTTAAGTTGACAAACAAGTTTCAACAAAAGGGACTGGCGGCGTCGCCAGTCTGTGTTGTGTTCCATTCGTTCATGGGATGGGCCTGAAAGAGCGCCGAAATTTTTTCAATTTCTTGCGTGCAGTTTATTTCGTGCAGAGGGTTTGGAGTCAACGGGTCCAACTCAGCCTCACGCTCGATCAAGCGGTGAGCCCTGGAGAAACCAGGGGAGGACTGTGTTTTCTTTgactttttttaattattattttgatttttggaTAGTAATGATACATGTGGGATTTTATGTACATAAATGTCAACACATTTTATAGTAGTGGTGCATGTCATGAGATCTTTTAGGCACATAAGTGTCAACACATTTCAAAGTGTGTTTAATTATGCACAAATGCCTCAATAGTAGTGTATTATGGATACCAATAAAGATGCACGGATAGGTCAATTATCatctaaaaatactaaaaaataaaattaaagaggAAAAGTACTAATCAATTAACAAAAAATTAGTGTTTCTTTTGTGTCTTAAAGATCCATGAAGAAAAttatttcaataatttatttaaatatgaagaACAGTTTGTACGAAAAAATCATTATACAAAATTAcaatttctaaaaaaattattgatttgaaaaaaaaatataataatcttTAAAAATTATTGTAAACACATTACATTTGAAAACCTGTAGATTTTATTGAATATCAAAAAGAAACATTTATGCCAATTACTTACTTCcaattttagaaaaattaaataaatttattttattttaaaatatttttgtaattaaAAGTTTAGAGTTTCATCAATTAAGATTTAAATTATTGCTCTTAATTTTactatttcaaatttatgaagatGAAATCATAGTGAATTATGCAAATATCTACTGCCATGAAAAGAAATAAGTCTTATTTTCTACTATATCAAAGATGAGTATTTAATTAACCTtgaaatttacatttttatttttttcttaaaaccttacttttgtttgaattttatgtttatagTGGTCATTTGGGACAAACAAACAAACTAAAATaatatccaaaaaataaacaatgtttGCAATGTGAAAACTAATAACTTCTTAATAATTTTTGTTATAAATGAATAACACAACTTCACACATGCAACACCATTACTCTCCACTGATGGCAATAAGTAACATTACTGGAGACAAAGATGTCTCAACTAACACAACTATAATTAATGTGTACAATGACATATGACCCTTCAGAAATCTTGTTAGGACAATATATATCCCCCACTTTACATGCACATTTGACTATttattatttgaaattcaaaattatgatatattttgaattttgattggttaataaatataattaaaaatgtgCATTAGTCAAATGCATCTTACAATCAAATGGGTATCTAATGGTCAAATCCAACAAACAGTCAAGTAAAACTAGTATTTTGATTGGTTCTGCTTTGCCTAATTTATTTATTGGTGGAACAGTGGAAAAAATTGTAGAAATCCTTAGGACTTTGAACATGGCCGACTGTCCTATAAACTCTTTTTTTAAACCTTTACTGCTCTATCCTTTAATACATCTTACAATTTGATTGATTCATCAAATATGCTAATATTTTGGTTGATGCTGCTCTGCCAAATTTATACATTCAGTCCAAAATTAAAATCCTTAGACAAAAAACTTGATTGACTGGCCGAGTGATAGACTCTGTTTTTCTTTAAATGTGAATTGTCACAAGTTATTCTACTTCATTCCTGTTAGATAGACGGAAACTCCTCAAGGTAAGCTGTGGAcatctttattttattttgcaaaCGTCAATGGATAGAGTGCAGAAACCACATGTGGCGCTGTTGCCATTTCCTGCATTGGGTCACTACATTCCTCTGTTGGAGCTGTCAAGGCTTGTTGCGTCCCAACATCTGACAGTCAGCTATGTCACCACGCCGGCAAACGTACCCCGTCTGCAAGACTTCGTTGACGAAGCTGTAAACTGCGGTATCGATCTTCGCCTGCTAGTCCTTCCTACGCCACACGTGGAAGGCCTGCCAGAGGGGTTAGAAAGCACCGACGATTGTCCCCCGGAGTCACACGGCAGCATATTTGCGCTGGCCAACAAGCTCCAACAATCCTTCGATGCTTGGATGGAACTGCAGTTTCAACAGCAGGGAGTGGCGGCGCCGCCAGTCTGTGTTGTGTTCGATTCGTTCATGGGGTGGGCGCGACAGAGCGCCGAAAAGTTTTCGATTTCTTGCGTGGAGTTTAATCCCTTTGGAGCGTTTGGAAACAGCGGAACGAATTCAACCGCACGTTCTGTCATGCAGAGGGTGTTGGAGAAAGAAGGGGAGGACTGTGTTGTGTTGAGCTTGGATCTTCCTAAACCCCTCAGATTTAAAAGGAATGAGATAGACCAAGATTACTGGAATGTAGATGAGATGAATCCGATCGCGAAGTTTATTTTGCCCATGTTACAGATCGTGGGTAAAGGCGGGTCGGGATTGATACTGAATACTTTCGAGGAGCTTGAGACCACGTATCTGCAGCATCTAAGAAAGCTGACTGGCAAACCAGTGTGGGCTGTAGGGCCCCTGCTTCTGACGAGTTATTTCGGCGGAGCGTGTAATAAGGTTAGCACGCGCGGGAAAATGGCGGACATCGCGGCAGACGAGCTTGTGCAGTGGCTGGACTCTCAGAGCGCCGGATCGGTTGTGTACGTTTCGTTTGGGAGCGTGGTCAAGCTTTGTAAAGAACAAACAAAGGCCTTGGCGAGAGCGCTGGAAGGCAGCCAGCAGCCCTTCATTTGGGCTATCAGAGTTAGGGAATCCGGGAGCTCAGGAAATGCAGAGTATCTTCCAGAGGGTTTTCTGGAGCGAACAAAGGGCCGAGGGGTGGTCATATGGGGCTGGGCACCGCAGCTCTTGATTCTTTCGCATCCTTCCGTAGGCGCCTTCATGAGCCACTGCGGGTGGAACTCTGTGCTTGAGAGCTTAAGCCTTGGAGTACCCATAGCCGGATGGCCTATGTTTGGGGATCAGTTTTTCAGTATGAGAGTTCTGGCGGAAATGGGTGCGGGGATTCAGTTGTGTGAACATCTCGGTGGGGTTCCAGACGAAGAAAAGGTCGGGGTTGTTTTAAGGCAGGTGCTTAGTGGCGACAAGGGTAAAGAGATGCGAACGGCTGCACAGAAGGCGAAGGAGATGGCCAGAAAAGCTGTTGGAGATGGAGGATCTTCGAAAGTACATGTCCAGGGCTTCGTAAGTGAAATGCGGAGGCTGCTGAAGATGAGACAAGAACAATCAAGTTTGCCATAAGTTGTGTACACAGACTGGTTCTGTGAGCTCAGTTTAAGATTATGTTTTCTGTGAGCTCAGTTTAAGATTATGTTTTCTGATTTGGTAGTAAGAGGGAGTGAGGTAGTATAATATGGTGTTATCTATTGTGGTTTTTATTTTGTAGTAGTATTGGGAGATTTAGATTAAGTATGTTTATGAGATAAGGGTGGATGGGTTTGGTTTGTGTTACCATCTTTTGATTGTCATTTAGAATCTAAgatgaaataaaaatttattttggaaAATATTATGTTGTCTTTAAAATACATTTGGTTAACATTTGGTTTTTCTGCTACTCCTCCACAAATTAAGACAAAACTCCAGTTTGAGGAGGATGGAAAAGAAGACAAAGTATGGGAACAAGtgcctatcaagaagaagaagaagaagaagaaggagaaggagaaggagaaggaagaaaGCCATTAACTCCTTTTGCCCCTTGGCTCACTTCTTGAATAGTGACTCTGATGGTACCTCGGGGGGAATTGCTACCCCATGGAACCCTAATCTGTTTGAAGGAACTTTGGTTTCTTCTGAAATAAATTCACTTATTATTAAAATGAGAAACATTAAGTCAAATCTACAATGGCTTCTGGTTAATGTTTATGCCCCAATTATCCGTAATATCATAGCCAACTTATGAAGATCCATAAATTTATAGATTGAAAGTAGAGTTGATGAGTTATGGGTGATTGCTGGAGACTTCAACTCTCCCCTCTTCCCCTCGGAGAAAGCTGGTGGTAATGAAGACTTTTTAGATAATACAAATAAAAAGGTTGAGTTCATCTCTTCCTCTAGGCTCTTGGACAT encodes:
- the LOC131053792 gene encoding scopoletin glucosyltransferase, with protein sequence MDRVQKPHVALLPFPALGHYIPLLELSRLVASQHLTVSYVTTPANVPRLQDFVDEAVNCGIDLRLLVLPTPHVEGLPEGLESTDDCPPESHGSIFALANKLQQSFDAWMELQFQQQGVAAPPVCVVFDSFMGWARQSAEKFSISCVEFNPFGAFGNSGTNSTARSVMQRVLEKEGEDCVVLSLDLPKPLRFKRNEIDQDYWNVDEMNPIAKFILPMLQIVGKGGSGLILNTFEELETTYLQHLRKLTGKPVWAVGPLLLTSYFGGACNKVSTRGKMADIAADELVQWLDSQSAGSVVYVSFGSVVKLCKEQTKALARALEGSQQPFIWAIRVRESGSSGNAEYLPEGFLERTKGRGVVIWGWAPQLLILSHPSVGAFMSHCGWNSVLESLSLGVPIAGWPMFGDQFFSMRVLAEMGAGIQLCEHLGGVPDEEKVGVVLRQVLSGDKGKEMRTAAQKAKEMARKAVGDGGSSKVHVQGFVSEMRRLLKMRQEQSSLP